The nucleotide sequence taatacaataataataaagtttatctttatataacataataatatatatttttagtatttgttgAGAGACCATagatacacttttttttttgacaaaacaatAGATACACATGTtcttagattttataaaaaaaattatagctcTAAgagtttgtttatgtttgttggAGTAATGATATGCATTTTGCTAAATCTTTTAATCTAATtgataaaattaaagaatacaaagaataacaattatatttaatttaaatacattatatagtttgtaaaatttttactatatttgtgtaaattgattttttttttttgtcagactatttaaattataattgcATGGTATACACATAGAATTTAACTTATTTAAGTTAAGAGCAATATTTAGAAATCCAGATCAGACCAGCCGATCATACTAATTGAACCGCCAATCGGCAGCCTGCCGACGGCAGGTATCCCGATCCGGATTACACTTGCAAACTGGACTTTAAAAGATTCGAATGAAACCAGAAAACCCCAGCTAACCAGGTGAATATTGCAAGTGTTgaatatcaaaacaaagtaTATTTACTGAAATTCCGTGAATTGTATACTATATATTGAAATTCAATGAATTGTTGACACGCGGTCGGACCAGTGACCCGGAAGATCTTCCAGTTTGCTGTCAGGGTCGGGTTTAAATTAGCTAAGAGATTAACGAGTTAAAACCATATACTTTCACATATAATTTGTAATCAAATGATGTACGATTTATTCCTTAAATTAGGAAACCGATAATTTTGCGAAATAAAAGCAAAGTATATCCATAACATGTCACAGTTTCCTCCACTCACTCAGCACCGTAAAGCCTCTCACTTCCTCTTCCCATTCCCTATGGTGAGTAGCTCAAAGCTCTGGAGCGTGATATCACGAGCAGTCCTCGACGGCGCAGCTCgggcaaaagaagaagacgatggtcTAGAGGTCGGGTCAGGAACAAGCTGAGTCCTTTGAGCTGTTGAGGAACGGCCATTGTTTGGGATGACTCTGCTCGAGCGGTTCTCTGTGAAATCAGCTGAAGAAGTGGCTCGAACGCTCGAGACAACAGCTTTTCTTGAAGAACTTGCGTGTCTTGTTGAAGAGATTGGTCTTTCGACTCTCTCATAGTTTTGCTGGTTTTTTTAGTCAAGAACGAGTTTAAAGACAGGATTTTAATAGCTAATATAGAAGaagattttgatgttttaagatGACTCACCGGTGTTGTATCCTTTGATGATGCTAATACATTCTCTGAGGTTCTTGGTCTAGATCGATCAGTTTGAACCGCGCCACTTCCTGAGCCATTTCTTCTAGCATATGCCTCTAAGGCACCCGAAAATCTATCGCGACTGTCGTTCCCAGCTCCAGCTGTATATAGAGAGACACAAATACAACCATTCAACCTTATACATGGGTTTACTATGTCCAGTTTTGTTCAAACAGCAAAGTATGAGTAGGGAACGTGATGCGTTTCTGACTAAGTCAGTTGACAGAAAATCAACCGACGAATAGCTCTAAATGGCCAACTTACGATATTCATATAAAATGACGAACATTTCTTCAGAAGAtgaaataaagcaaaaaaaaaaaaaaaaaaacagaacctaaTTGTCTCCTAGGTGGCCACAAAGCATTGCAAGTAACCAAAAAGGGAAACTGCTTGATCGAGCAAGACAGCAGAAACAGCCACGAGAAGATACACACATAATTAGGCAAGTGTTTACTAAAGATACGGGTTATACTGTTTAAGGCTTACCTGAAGGTCTATCTGGTCTTTCGGCAGTTGGTACTGGAGGATTCAAAGCTGGTCTCAGACTTGACTGTTGGAACACAGAGACAAACGTGGGAATTTGATAATACGTTCCAAAAGAACTCTTTACAACGAAATTccgaaggaaaagaaaaaacagatgtTACTTACTCTTGGTTTGGAGCTCGAGCTGGAGCCGGAACTGAACTGTGGATACTTCAAGATTGTCCAATCAAATACATAGTCAAACTGATAACCTGTAAATATTcaacattaataaaaattttgaggtttttttacGTGAAATTATTCGAGCATAAACTACagcaaaataaaagaaaatggacTTTTCCCAACCTTCTCGAATGAAGAGATCCCTGAATAGCCTCTTTAGGTATGGATAATCAGGTTTGTCTTCAAACCGCAATGATCGTACATAGAGGAAGTATGATGTGAACTCAGGTGGAAAGGATTTACAGAGAACCTGTCAGTGgacatttcatttttaaattgtATCTATGAATGCGATATTTTGGTAAATAAAGGCTTTTGCTAGCTTCAAGACAGGTTTCCTGATATAGTTGAAAAATCGATTAAGAATTGGTACCTCTACAGGTGTAAGTCTTTTCTTTTCACTGATCTTGTCATACTTCTGCTTTTTGGTACCCGCACGAAGGCCTTGCCAAGGAAGACTAGCAAGAGAGACTGAGGGTAAgggaaaaatggaaaaaaaaaaatggaagtatATTCCAAAATAATGGGTGAAGTAAAAGCATGTATCTATACCTTCCTCGAAGAAAATACATAAGCACGTAACCAAGAGATTCCAGATCGTCCCTCCTACTTTGCTCTGTGTCAGAGATCTCAATTTAGAATTTGGAATTGAATGGAAGTATAGAATGTCAAAGTGTACACATACATGATAGGAAAAGGAAAGAAGGAAAAGCTTATATTAATGAATATAAAAAGTAAGCAATACTCACCAATTCCAAGATGAGTGTTAACACTTGCATATCTAGCTGTTCCAGTTAGATTCTTGTTTTCCCTAAGAAGTAACTCTCGATTAGAGATGTGAAAGGCATAAAGCGAACATATTTCCAATCTTTCTTTAACACTTAAAGAAATTTAACCTGTGCAAAACTTTTtcaacaaggaaaaaaagaatatgtacCTGTAGGGAATGTGCCTATGAGTTTGAAGATCTCTGTACTTTTTCGCAAGTCCGTAGTCAATGATGTAGACCTACACAAGAACAAATAGAAAATACCAGAGAACCAATGCAAACATATGTCACTTGATGTAGTAGCAAAAGAGTATGTCATACAATAAAAAAGTTGCCTACCATAACAACTCACCTGGTTTGCTTTGCGTCCAAGACCCATCAAAAAGTTATCTGGTTTAATGTCACGATGAAGAAATCCCCGGACATGCATATACTCAACTCTATTTATCTGAAGTAAATAGAAACAAGGATAAACAAGTAAAGCAAATGTAATAACTCAAAAAGTATTATAAGTTTTAAGAAGAGAATTCTCATACCATCTGATCAGCGAGCATTAGAACTGTCTTTAGATTGAACCTCCGActgcaataattaaataaatccTCCATGCTCGGACCCAAAAGGTCAATCACCATGCAGTTGAATTCACCCTCAACCCCATACCATTTTAGGTGCGGAATCCCAGCTTCAAGAAAACAAGCGTAAAGATCAATAAAAGAAGGATAACCCAAGGTTTCAAAAACGAAGAAAGGCGAAACTTACTTCCTCCTTGAAGAAGCATATAGAGCTTTGACTCATAATGAAGTTGAGGATGCCTAGCCCGCGCAGGTTCCTgcaaaaaattgataaataatgAGTTTATACATTGTGTCAAATACAACCAGAGTTTTCGAATCGCAAAAGGGACAATGATCACAATGTTGTGAACTTACAAGCTTCACAGCCACTTCTTCACCAGTTTGCACATTCACCCCTGATAGCAAAACAAGTCACTAAATCAAAACTTGGAATTACCAAAAGGAAACaactaaacaagaaagaaaccttaatcaaaaaaaaaaattacctagAAAAAGTTCACCGAATGATCCACTTCCAAGTTTACGTCCAAGCTTATACTTGCCACCAACAACACGATCCATCGTTCTCCAAAAATCACAACAAGTCTCCTTCTTTCTTCGATCTCTTAAACACTAACCCCAAGAAAAACCCAAAGTTGACCCCAGATCTCAACTCCTGTTCCCTAGCTCCCTATAAGCCTGATCGAATTCAAAGATCCCCAATTCAATTCCACTACGAAACCCTTCAATTATTCCTCAACCGAATCACCAAAATCAACATCAAATCGCTGAATCGAAGTAATAATCTAAATGAAAAGACCTTAGAGCTTCTGCCTTTacccaaaactaaaaattacCCATTGACCAACATCGTCATCTGACAACTTCTCTGACAAAAGCTTCAGATCAGGTTAcacaatatacaaaaaatgaaACCGAAGACACTTATAAAAGAAATAGGCGAAAAGAACAAAGAGACCGACGAAATCAGAGTCAgaccaaacaaccaaaaaaaaaaaagattaggtcTTTGGATTCGATTATCGTCTGATCTATATAGACTACTACGAGACAGCTTGATTCAGTattttcctgattttttttcGTAGGGAGGGGAAGATAACGAATTAGAGACGAAACCAAACGTTAAAAGAAAACTGAGAAAGAAATCTCACGAGaacggatttttttttatttttttttgcttatccctaatttttacaactttttttttttgtttttttctctccaaattTGCTTTATTCGTCATTTAattagaatttaatttaattcaataacAAGTAACGTCACCATATAAAAAACCATATGTTAATAGCATAAAATTAGTTGGGCTTTAATGTTATCTTCTGTAGCatctttataaaaacaaaaagttgctCTGTACcatttatatttgattaattcattttttctgCTTATTCtggatttctcttctttttttttttatgaaagttatattatattaatttttggttttagacCTTTTCTTCTATAACAGTGTCAAACATATAATGACATGCATTTTCTACAAAGACAGCTAGAAGAAcattggttttaaaatattcaGACACCACcacttgaagaaaaaaaaaatgtatatttaaaacAAGATAAAGTAAACACAATTCGGGCCTTTAACCAAATTAGTCGGTATGATTAATTAACTCGCCTAAATAAACTGTACATGGGCTTAACTAATTGGGCTTCTTGTAAGAAGGTTCGGCCCATTAAAAAGTCCAGAAATGGATACTTTCATTTCTAGCATATTCGATTACATCTGATGACGTGGGGATCACAGCATGGATCTGAGCTTCTTCTTTTCACCACCCGATAAATAAACCACACAACACAAGCAAGCTTCATACCTTCTTCACGCTCTCACTCATCAAATCACAatctcttctacttttttttttttttttttttccggcgaTTNGAAcattggttttaaaatattcaGACACCACcacttgaagaaaaaaaaaatgtatatttaaaacAAGATAAAGTAAACACAATTCGGGCCTTTAACCAAATTAGTCGGTATGATTAATTAACTCGCCTAAATAAACTGTACATGGGCTTAACTAATTGGGCTTCTTGTAAGAAGGTTCGGCCCATTAAAAAGTCCAGAAATGGATACTTTCATTTCTAGCATATTCGATTACATCTGATGACGTGGGGATCACAGCATGGATCTGAGCTTCTTCTTTTCACCACCCGATAAATAAACCACACAACACAAGCAAGCTTCATACCTTCTTCACGCTCTCACTCATCAAATCACAatctcttctattttttttttttttttctttccggcGATTATTTTTCGATCTCGATACGATGGCGAAGGAACCAGTTCGTGTTCTTGTTACCGGAGCTGCAGGTAATTTCATATCTCTCTGGGATCGGATCTCTGTTTATTGATTCGTATATCGTCAGATCTTTACGTAGTTCCAAGTTTTGCTTAATCTGAAAATTTTACTCGATTCGATGGTTCGTAGTTTAGAGTCGGTAGCGAGATCTGAGCTGGGAAAATTTATTGGATCTTAGTTTCGCTTTTGAAAAGTATAGTTCTGAGTGAATCCTGCTGCATGTGAGATCTAACTATCGATTTCGATGAATATATGAagatttatatgatttatttctGATTTGGAACCTGTATTTAGCGATTGATTGGTAAATTTGTGTGTAGATCATCTTCAAAATGTGTTTGGATTGTTGTATTGTCATTTTGGGGTTGTTTTCTCATGATTTTGCAAGCTTAGTTTAGCGATATATAGTTTTGTGTGTAGATTATGTTTAAGTGTGTGATTGTACGGTTGTGCAGGACAAATTGGATATGCTCTTGTCCCTATGATTGCAAGGGGGATAATGCTTGGTGCAGACCAGCCTGTGATCCTCCACATGCTTGATATCCCTCCAGCAGCAGAAGCTTTGAACGGTGTGAAGATGGAGTTGATCGATGCTGCTTTCCCACTTTTGAAAGGTAATTTGAGTTATCAAACAAAGTTGTATGAACATATATGACTGTGGATTAGATATGGTTTGCTGCTGGAGACTAGAATATGATGTTGGCGTTTTTTTGGTGGCAGGTGTGGTGGCTACAACTGATGCTGTTGAGGGTTGTACTGGTGTCAATGTTGCTGTCATGGTTGGTGGATTCCCAAGGAAGGAAGGAATGGAGAGGAAGGATGTCATGTCCAAGAACGTTTCCATTTACAAGTCTCAAGCTGCTGCCTTGGAGAAGCATGCTGCACCAAACTGCAAGGTTAGAAGTCGTCTatgaatcatttattttttagcCATTTTGCAGAAATGTAGCAAGATGATCTTTCATATTCTCCCTAAGAATCTAGTCTAAGACAACTCTCTGCATTTCGTAGGTTCTGGTTGTTGCAAACCCTGCAAACACCAATGCCTTAATCTTGAAAGAATTTGCACCTTCGATCCCAGAGAAGAACATTACTTGCTTGACCAGGCTTGACCACAACAGGGCATTGGGACAGGTCTCTGAGAGGTTAAGCGTGCCAGTGTCTGATGTCAAGAACGTGATTATCTGGGGAAACCACTCATCAACCCAATACCCAGATGTCAACCATGCTACCGTCAAGACTTCTTCTGGAGAGAAGCCAGTGCGTGAGCTAGTCAAGAACGACGAGTggtacaaatatttaaaacctcATAATATCTCCATCTAGTTTCTTTCTATGCAATGCTCACATATGTTAGAGGTTAATGTTGTAGGTTGAATGGAGAGTTCATCAGCACCGTTCAACAACGTGGAGCTGCCATTATCAAGGCCAGGAAGCTGTCTAGTGCGCTCTCTGCAGCTAGCTCTGCTTGTGATCATATTCGTGATTGGGTAGTTGGAACTCCCGAGGTCTGTNNNNNNNNNNNNNNNNNNNNNNNNNNNNNNNNNNNNNNNNNNNNNNNNNNNNNNNNNNNNNNNNNNNNNNNNNNNNNNNNNNNNNNNNNNNNNNNNNNNNNNNNNNNNNNNNNNNNNNNNNNNNNNNNNNNNNNNNNNNNNNNNNNNNNNNNNNNNNNNNNNNNNNNNNNNNNNNNNNNNNNNNNNNNNNNNNNNNNNNNNNNNNNNNNNNNNNNNNNNNNNNNNNNNNNNNNNNNNNNNNNNNNNNNNNNNNNNNNNNNNNNNNNNNNNNNNNNNNNNNNNNNNNNNNNNNNNNNNNNNNNNNNNNNNNNNNNNNNNNNNNNNNNNNNNNNNNNNNNNNNNNNNNNNNNNNNNNNNNNNNNNNNNNNNNNNNNNNNNNNNNNNNNNNNNNNNNNNNNNNNNNNNNNNNNNNNNNNNNNNNNNNNNNNNNNNNNNNNNNNNNNNNNNNNNNNNNNNNNNNNNNNNNNNNNNNNNNNNNNNNNNNNNNNNNNNNNNNNNNNNNNNNNNNNNNNNNNNNNNNNNNNNNNNNNNNNNNNNNNNNNNNNNNNNNNNNNNNNNNNNNNNNNNNNNNNNNNNNNNNNNNNNNNNNNNNNNNNNNNNNNNNNNNNNNNNNNNNNNNNNNNNNNNNNNNNNNNNNNNNNNNNNNNNNNNNNNNNNNNNNNNNNNNNNNNNNNNNNNNNNNNNNNNNNNNNNNNNNNNNNNNNNNNNNNNNNNNNNNNNNNNNNNNNNNNNNNNNNNNNNNNNNNNNNNNNNNNNNNNNNNNNNNNNNNNNNNNNNNNNNNNNNNNNNNNNNNNNNNNNNNNNNNNNNNNNNNNNNNNNNNNNNNNNNNNNNNNNNNNNNNNNNNNNNNNNNNNNNNNNNNNNNNNNNNNNNNNNNNNNNNNNNNNNNNNNNNNNNNNNNNNNNNNNNNNNNNNNNNNNNNNNNNNNNNNNNNNNNNNNNNNNNNNNNNNNNNNNNNNNNNNNNNNNNNNNNNNNNNNNNNNNNNNNNNNNNNNNNNNNNNNNNNNNNNNNNNNNNNNNNNNNNNNNNNNNNNNNNNNNNNNNNNNNNNNNNNNNNNNNNNNNNNNNNNNNNNNNNNNNNNNNNNNNNNNNNNNNNNNNNNNNNNNNNNNNNNNNNNNNNNNNNNNNNNNNNNNNNNNNNNNNNNNNNNNNNNNNNNNNNNNNNNNNNNNNNNNNNNNNNNNNNNNNNNNNNNNNNNNNNNNNNNNNNNNNNNNNNNNNNNNNNNNNNNNNNNNNNNNNNNNNNNNNNNNNNNNNNNNNNNNNNNNNNNNNNNNNNNNNNNNNNNNNNNNNNNNNNNNNNNNNNNNNNNNNNNNNNNNNNNNNNNNNNNNNNNNNNNNNNNNNNNNNNNNNNNNNNNNNNNNNNNNNNNNNNNNNNNNNNNNNNNNNNNNNNNNNNNNNNNNNNNNNNNNNNNNNNNNNNNNNNNNNNNNNNNNNNNNNNNNNNNNNNNNNNNNNNNNNNNNNNNNNNNNNNNNNNNNNNNNNNNNNNNNNNNNNNNNNNNNNNNNNNNNNNNNNNNNNNNNNNNNNNNNNNNNNNNNNNNNNNNNNNNNNNNNNNNNNNNNNNNNNNNNNNNNNNNNNNNNNNNNNNNNNNNNNNNNNNNNNNNNNNNNNNNNNNNNNNNNNNNNNNNNNNNNNNNNNNNNNNNNNNNNNNNNNNNNNNNNNNNNNNNNNNNNNNNNNNNNNNNNNNNNNNNNNNNNNNNNNNNNNNNNNNNNNNNNNNNNNNNNNNNNNNNNNNNNNNNNNNNNNNNNNNNNNNNNNNNNNNNNNNNNNNNNNNNNNNNNNNNNNNNNNNNNNNNNNNNNNNNNNNNNNNNNNNNNNNNNNNNNNNNNNNNNNNNNNNNNNNNNNNNNNNNNNNNNNNNNNNNNNNNNNNNNNNNNNNNNNNNNNNNNNNNNNNNNNNNNNNNNNNNNNNNNNNNNNNNNNNNNNNNNNNNNNNNNNNNNNNNNNNNNNNNNNNNNNNNNNNNNNNNNNNNNNNNNNTGTAGGTTGAATGGAGAGTTCATCAGCACCGTTCAACAACGTGGAGCTGCCATTATCAAGGCCAGGAAGCTGTCTAGTGCGCTCTCTGCAGCTAGCTCTGCTTGTGATCATATTCGTGATTGGGTAGTTGGAACTCCCGAGGTCTGTCATTCCTACTATTCAATTTTAGAATCagttgattgttttgtgtagtaaataaaactaaaatattctCTGATTTGATTTCTCAGGGCACATTTGTTTCAATGGGCGTATATTCAGATGGATCGTACAACGTTCCGTCTGGACTTATCTACTCTTTCCCCGTAACCTGCCGTAATGGAGAGTGGACCATTGTTCAAGGTAAACATATTTTCTCGAAACCATATAGTTACCATAAGTAAAACACAATGTTTTAGAGGACCTGTGTACTGAACCGTAAACTCGATTGTCCACCTAGAATCCTAAGAGTGCAAAGCTGGTCCTCGTTGCAATGATTAGTTCATAGAGAGCTAGAGATGCTGGTTTATAGTTTATTCTGATGTGTGTTGTTGCTGATCACAGGTTTACCAATTGATGAAGTatcaaggaagaagatggatttgAC is from Camelina sativa cultivar DH55 chromosome 20, Cs, whole genome shotgun sequence and encodes:
- the LOC104771479 gene encoding casein kinase 1-like protein 8; the encoded protein is MDRVVGGKYKLGRKLGSGSFGELFLGVNVQTGEEVAVKLEPARARHPQLHYESKLYMLLQGGTGIPHLKWYGVEGEFNCMVIDLLGPSMEDLFNYCSRRFNLKTVLMLADQMINRVEYMHVRGFLHRDIKPDNFLMGLGRKANQVYIIDYGLAKKYRDLQTHRHIPYRENKNLTGTARYASVNTHLGIEQSRRDDLESLGYVLMYFLRGSLPWQGLRAGTKKQKYDKISEKKRLTPVEVLCKSFPPEFTSYFLYVRSLRFEDKPDYPYLKRLFRDLFIREGYQFDYVFDWTILKYPQFSSGSSSSSKPRSSLRPALNPPVPTAERPDRPSAGAGNDSRDRFSGALEAYARRNGSGSGAVQTDRSRPRTSENVLASSKDTTPQNYERVERPISSTRHASSSRKAVVSSVRATSSADFTENRSSRVIPNNGRSSTAQRTQLVPDPTSRPSSSSFARAAPSRTARDITLQSFELLTIGNGKRK
- the LOC104772755 gene encoding malate dehydrogenase, cytoplasmic 2-like, which codes for MAKEPVRVLVTGAAGQIGYALVPMIARGIMLGADQPVILHMLDIPPAAEALNGVKMELIDAAFPLLKGVVATTDAVEGCTGVNVAVMVGGFPRKEGMERKDVMSKNVSIYKSQAAALEKHAAPNCKVLVVANPANTNALILKEFAPSIPEKNITCLTRLDHNRALGQVSERLSVPVSDVKNVIIWGNHSSTQYPDVNHATVKTSSGEKPVRELVKNDEWLNGEFISTVQQRGAAIIKARKLSSALSAASSACDHIRDWVVGTPEGTFVSMGVYSDGSYNVPSGLIYSFPVTCRNGEWTIVQGLPIDEVSRKKMDLTAEELKEEKDLKQQKMIHTEYKILPSDEPVAVEAAAGGCWEDPEGAPADPAGAESGDGAETAVGDGAGLDPGPGCCGYG